A DNA window from Actinomycetota bacterium contains the following coding sequences:
- the plsY gene encoding glycerol-3-phosphate 1-O-acyltransferase PlsY encodes MAIDFFYKTLFVILTYLFGSFPTAYVIYKLKKGADIRTEGSGNVGGTNIARTMGAGAGITTIILDMVKGFIPMMAAYLIFGSNLLMASLASVAVILGHDFPVYLKFKGGKGIATSFGAIVGMCAFPFTSQPVYLRIGPIFTILLAAAIFFAIFRIVSVCSLAATVATPLSFYFFRFPIFIVITATVWAILALIAHRGNIGRLIRKEEKKIKRKGV; translated from the coding sequence GTGGCCATAGATTTCTTTTATAAAACCTTATTTGTAATATTAACCTATCTTTTTGGTTCATTTCCTACTGCTTATGTAATTTACAAATTAAAAAAAGGTGCGGACATCAGGACCGAAGGCAGCGGCAATGTAGGAGGGACCAATATAGCCAGGACCATGGGGGCAGGGGCAGGCATAACCACCATAATTCTGGATATGGTTAAAGGTTTTATACCTATGATGGCTGCTTATCTTATTTTTGGCAGTAATTTGCTGATGGCTTCCCTGGCTTCTGTGGCCGTTATATTGGGACATGACTTTCCTGTTTATCTCAAGTTTAAGGGAGGCAAGGGTATAGCTACCTCTTTTGGGGCTATTGTAGGAATGTGCGCTTTTCCTTTTACCAGCCAGCCGGTATATTTAAGGATTGGCCCCATTTTTACCATATTGCTGGCTGCGGCTATTTTTTTTGCTATATTCAGGATAGTTTCGGTTTGTTCCCTGGCAGCCACCGTGGCTACGCCGCTATCATTTTATTTTTTTAGGTTTCCCATATTCATAGTAATAACGGCCACCGTATGGGCTATTCTAGCCTTGATTGCCCACAGGGGTAATATTGGTAGGCTGATAAGAAAAGAAGAGAAAAAAATTAAAAGAAAAGGGGTTTAG
- a CDS encoding GuaB3 family IMP dehydrogenase-related protein, giving the protein MEVEIGKGKTGRRSYGFDEVAIVPSRRTRDPEDVDITANLGGFDLQIPCLASAMDGVVDVDMAIEMGKIGGLAVLNLEGIQTRYEDADAQLQRIAAFAPQEATSKMQEIYKEPVQEELIVKRIKQLKAANIITCASLTPQKVERYYQVAVDAGLDILVIQGTVISAEHVSQTKNPLDLKEFIPRCKIPVIVGGCASYSSALHLMRTGAVGVLVGVGPGAACTTRQVLGIGVPQATAIADAAAARMRHLEETGNYVAVIADGGMRTGGDIAKAIACGADLVMIGSPLSRAKEAPGRGYHWGMATFHPELPRGTRIKTDVVGSLRQILIGPAFENDGTLNLFGALRTSMATCGYESIKDFQRAEVMVAPSIKTEGKMHQREQKVGMGL; this is encoded by the coding sequence ATGGAAGTTGAAATAGGCAAAGGTAAAACAGGCAGAAGGTCTTACGGTTTTGATGAGGTAGCCATTGTGCCCAGCAGGAGAACCAGGGACCCTGAAGATGTGGATATTACTGCCAACCTGGGAGGATTTGACCTGCAAATACCCTGCCTGGCTTCGGCCATGGATGGGGTAGTGGATGTGGATATGGCTATAGAGATGGGAAAAATAGGGGGATTAGCCGTGCTTAACCTGGAGGGAATACAAACCAGGTATGAAGATGCTGATGCGCAGTTGCAGCGGATAGCTGCTTTTGCCCCCCAGGAAGCTACCAGTAAAATGCAGGAAATTTATAAAGAGCCTGTCCAGGAAGAATTAATCGTAAAAAGGATAAAACAGTTAAAGGCTGCAAATATAATAACCTGTGCCTCATTAACCCCTCAAAAAGTAGAAAGATACTACCAGGTAGCAGTAGATGCCGGCCTGGACATATTGGTAATACAAGGTACAGTAATAAGTGCAGAGCATGTGAGCCAGACCAAAAATCCCCTGGACTTAAAGGAGTTTATACCCAGATGCAAGATACCGGTTATTGTAGGGGGCTGTGCTTCCTATTCCAGTGCCCTTCATTTAATGAGGACCGGGGCAGTAGGGGTGCTGGTGGGAGTAGGGCCAGGTGCAGCCTGTACTACCAGGCAAGTGCTTGGCATTGGAGTTCCCCAGGCTACTGCTATTGCTGATGCTGCTGCTGCTAGAATGCGGCATCTGGAGGAAACAGGGAATTATGTGGCAGTTATTGCTGACGGGGGAATGAGGACCGGGGGCGATATAGCCAAAGCCATAGCCTGCGGAGCGGACCTGGTAATGATAGGCTCGCCTCTTTCCAGGGCTAAGGAAGCACCAGGCAGAGGCTATCACTGGGGTATGGCCACTTTTCATCCGGAGCTTCCCCGGGGAACCAGGATCAAGACTGATGTAGTGGGCAGCCTCCGCCAGATTTTGATAGGGCCTGCATTTGAAAATGACGGAACCCTTAATTTATTTGGGGCGTTGAGGACATCCATGGCTACCTGTGGCTATGAGAGTATTAAGGATTTTCAAAGGGCGGAAGTAATGGTGGCGCCATCCATAAAGACTGAAGGCAAAATGCATCAAAGGGAACAAAAAGTAGGAATGGGATTATAG
- the guaA gene encoding glutamine-hydrolyzing GMP synthase — protein MKNNTLSGMDSVLVVDFGGQYSQLITRRIRELRVYSELIAYDTPLEKVVARKPKGLIFSGSPYSLSSGKFPQVSRKYLSLGIPILGICFGMQLITYLLGGKITAGGKNEYGKTEINLDISSPLFDDLKPVETCWMSHKDSVEILPEGFKVIASTANLPIAGIGNEQDRIFGIQFHPEVMHTPSGMDILNNFLFNICDCKPDWTMVSIIEKRVAQIQEKVQEGRVICGLSGGVDSSVAALLVHKAVGDKLTCIFVDHGLLRMGEASQVEKTFKENFKVNLISIDARDRFLKKLKGVTEPEQKRKIIGNEFIRIFEEEAKKIDEVDYLVQGTLYSDVIESGTRDAAKIKSHHNVGGLPADMQLKLIEPLRYLFKDEVRRLGVELGLPEDIVWRQPFPGPGLAIRIIGEITSERISILQKADNIVLEEIKRADLYEKIWQSFAILPCIRSVGVMGDERTYAYPIAIRAVNSDDAMTADWVRLPYDILERISSRIINEVEGVNRVVYDISSKPPSTIEWE, from the coding sequence ATGAAAAATAATACATTAAGCGGCATGGATTCGGTCCTGGTAGTAGATTTTGGCGGACAATACAGCCAACTCATAACCAGGAGGATAAGAGAGCTCAGGGTTTATTCAGAGCTTATAGCCTATGATACACCCTTAGAGAAAGTAGTGGCTAGGAAGCCCAAAGGCCTGATTTTTTCCGGCTCGCCCTATAGCTTAAGTTCTGGTAAGTTTCCCCAGGTCAGCCGGAAATATTTATCCCTGGGTATACCTATTTTGGGCATATGCTTCGGTATGCAGTTAATAACCTATCTGCTGGGGGGCAAGATTACGGCTGGGGGTAAAAACGAATATGGCAAGACAGAGATTAACCTGGATATAAGTTCTCCCCTTTTTGATGATTTAAAACCGGTAGAAACCTGCTGGATGAGCCACAAGGATAGCGTGGAAATATTGCCGGAAGGATTCAAAGTCATAGCCTCTACAGCTAATCTTCCTATTGCCGGAATAGGCAATGAACAGGATAGGATATTTGGAATACAATTCCACCCTGAAGTTATGCATACCCCCTCTGGAATGGATATATTGAATAATTTCCTGTTTAATATTTGTGATTGTAAACCCGACTGGACCATGGTGTCCATTATTGAGAAGAGGGTAGCCCAGATACAGGAAAAGGTGCAGGAGGGCAGGGTAATATGCGGACTTAGCGGTGGAGTGGATTCATCCGTAGCAGCTTTGCTGGTGCATAAAGCGGTAGGAGACAAGCTAACCTGTATCTTTGTAGATCACGGCTTGCTCAGGATGGGGGAGGCCAGCCAGGTGGAAAAAACTTTTAAAGAAAATTTCAAGGTGAACCTTATTTCTATTGATGCCCGGGACAGGTTCCTTAAAAAATTGAAAGGGGTAACCGAACCTGAGCAGAAAAGGAAGATAATAGGTAATGAATTTATCAGGATTTTTGAAGAGGAAGCTAAAAAAATAGATGAGGTTGATTACTTGGTACAGGGTACTTTGTATTCTGATGTGATTGAAAGCGGTACCAGGGATGCAGCCAAAATAAAAAGCCATCACAATGTGGGGGGATTACCTGCAGATATGCAGCTTAAGCTTATAGAGCCTTTAAGGTACCTTTTTAAAGATGAAGTCAGAAGGCTGGGAGTAGAGCTAGGCTTACCGGAAGACATAGTATGGCGGCAGCCTTTTCCCGGCCCGGGCCTGGCCATTAGGATTATAGGAGAGATTACCTCAGAAAGAATTTCCATTCTGCAAAAGGCAGACAACATTGTATTGGAAGAAATAAAAAGGGCGGATCTTTATGAGAAAATATGGCAGTCTTTTGCTATACTGCCCTGTATAAGAAGCGTGGGGGTAATGGGAGATGAGAGGACTTATGCCTATCCCATAGCCATCAGAGCTGTAAACAGTGATGATGCCATGACTGCCGATTGGGTAAGGTTGCCTTATGATATTCTGGAAAGAATTAGCAGCCGTATTATCAATGAGGTTGAAGGAGTTAACAGAGTAGTATATGATATAAGTTCCAAACCACCCAGTACCATAGAGTGGGAATAA
- a CDS encoding chorismate mutase has product MDEFHKKLNQYREKINEIDQNIVDNLNQRAQLVLEVKRLKEAEGVPLYDAKREEELINNIVKYNKGPLYNDNIVQIFESILRNVQILEKDENL; this is encoded by the coding sequence ATGGATGAATTTCATAAAAAATTAAATCAGTACCGGGAAAAAATAAATGAGATAGACCAAAATATTGTAGACAACCTCAACCAGCGGGCCCAGCTGGTGCTGGAAGTTAAAAGGCTTAAGGAAGCAGAAGGCGTGCCTTTATATGATGCAAAAAGGGAAGAAGAGTTAATAAACAATATAGTCAAATACAATAAGGGTCCATTATATAATGATAATATTGTACAAATTTTTGAATCAATATTAAGAAACGTACAGATTTTGGAAAAAGACGAGAATCTCTAA
- the aroF gene encoding 3-deoxy-7-phosphoheptulonate synthase → MEENIKLIKKNFVTVIAGPCAVESWQQINAIAKVVHDTGLTFMRGGAYKPRTSPYSFQGLELKGLQYLRKAADAFGLKVVTEVTDAAKVEDVAEYVDVLQIGTRNMSNFALLKKVGKVANQKNMPVILKRGWASTIKEWLLAVEYITQQGNCEVVLCERGIRTFETDTRFTLDLSAIPVIKKLSKLPIIVDPSHAVGQSDLVIPMSRAAVAVGADGLIVESHNDPAKALCDGQQALTPRELNEMLRQVKKIAEIFNKKIR, encoded by the coding sequence ATGGAAGAAAACATAAAACTTATTAAGAAAAACTTTGTTACGGTTATTGCAGGGCCATGCGCAGTGGAAAGCTGGCAGCAGATTAATGCTATAGCCAAAGTGGTACATGATACAGGGCTTACTTTTATGAGGGGCGGTGCCTATAAGCCCCGGACTTCTCCCTATAGTTTTCAGGGCTTGGAGCTGAAGGGTTTGCAGTATTTACGAAAAGCAGCAGATGCGTTTGGATTAAAAGTAGTTACGGAAGTTACCGATGCGGCCAAGGTGGAAGATGTAGCTGAGTATGTGGATGTACTGCAAATAGGAACCAGAAACATGTCTAACTTTGCCCTGTTAAAAAAAGTAGGTAAAGTGGCAAATCAAAAAAATATGCCGGTCATCCTAAAAAGGGGTTGGGCTTCTACCATAAAGGAATGGCTGCTGGCAGTAGAATATATAACCCAGCAGGGTAACTGTGAAGTGGTTTTGTGCGAAAGGGGTATCAGGACTTTTGAAACAGATACCAGGTTTACCCTAGACCTTTCGGCTATACCGGTTATAAAAAAACTAAGCAAGTTACCTATCATTGTAGATCCCAGTCACGCAGTAGGGCAAAGCGATTTAGTGATACCCATGAGCAGGGCGGCAGTGGCAGTGGGTGCTGATGGACTGATAGTAGAATCCCACAATGATCCGGCTAAAGCCCTTTGCGACGGACAACAGGCCCTTACCCCCCGTGAGCTGAATGAAATGCTTCGCCAAGTAAAGAAAATAGCAGAGATATTCAATAAAAAGATAAGGTAG